The proteins below are encoded in one region of Microbispora sp. NBC_01189:
- a CDS encoding DUF397 domain-containing protein — translation MTDLSMANWRKSSYSGSGNNCVEVATNVPGLVAVRDSKDRSGPALAFTPGEWSAFVAGVKSGEFDI, via the coding sequence ATGACTGACCTGTCCATGGCTAACTGGCGCAAAAGCAGCTACAGCGGTAGCGGGAACAACTGCGTCGAGGTGGCGACGAACGTGCCGGGGCTGGTGGCCGTACGGGACAGCAAGGACCGCTCGGGACCGGCGCTGGCCTTCACGCCCGGCGAGTGGAGCGCCTTCGTCGCCGGGGTGAAGAGCGGCGAGTTCGACATCTGA